The DNA window CCTACTGAATGAGCCGAACCCTGTCACCGCTCAAAAAAGGACACAAacataattttatatttttcttgcaCAGTGGTGTCCAGCATTTTAATCTTTTGACAGTTTGAGGTGGTGCTTACGCTATACAATATATAATTTTGATCCATAATAAGGTTCAACACATTGGAGTCAAAATCTCAATAACAAAAACAGCCAGTGATTATGGCTCTAAAATATGTAGAGTAGGTTTAGATGTGCTTGAATAAATGTGGGTGTAGGTTATAACAGTGATTGTTTTTTACTCCTCCAGCCCAGACAGGTGTACTGCAGTGATGTGCAGGACATTGAAGAGTTTTCTACAGTGAAGGGAGTCACTCTGGACCATACAGACAATGACTTCTACTCCAAGTTCAACACAGGCAGCGTTCCTATAACATGGCAAAATGAGGTGTGTTCATTTCCCACACACATCATATAATCTatcatgtattttaaaaaaggagagCTAAGATCTTTCTGTCGTCCCTCTAGGTAATAGAGACAGGATGTTTTCAGGAGTTGAATATGTTTGGCCCTGTCGGGACCCGAAGCCCAGACCTGGACTGGTCACAGGCCCCAGACAGCCCCAAACGCAGCCTGCTGAACCGAATCTTCCGCAGACACGTAAGACGTCCGCACACTGCTTATCAAACTGCGTGTATACAGCTGTTGGTGCAAGTGGaccatttctctccctctctcctccaacaGCACACTCCAGACCCGTCAGACGAAGGCAAACAGAGCTTGTTGCCAAACGAAACCTACATGAAGTCAGGACTACTCAGCACCGCCCTCTGAGGACTGTCACAGGAGAGACTACTGGAAAAGACATTGACAAAAAGCAGCATATCCACCACTGTAACAGCAAAGGACCATGGGAGTAGTCCACTTCTTCCCTTTAAATCCAAGCATAgcatacaccccccccccccccccccttttaaaGCTTCATTAGCACTTGTTTTTagcttcacacacatgcacccacactTATTTCCATCTATTTGAAAAAACATCATCCATCAATACCTTTTTGTTGAGTACTTGAATTTTGATACAAATGGAATATGAAGCTACGTCATAACATTGTATCCAGTTTTTTCCAGCCACATGTGCCATAAATGAACCAGATCTTTATCGCTGTCAGGGTTTCATCCAAGTATAATggatagaaaagaaaaacattttctaccaacaatatatatatgttttttgttgtttttttttgggtatcaaaaatgtaaaaatctttcAAAAGTTTGttaaaagtgtgaaaaatgtattggttatttgttttgtatgattgtaaactaaacatcttttagTTTTGGTGTGTTGGACAGCCCAAGACATTCAGAAATGCTATCTTGGACTTGTGATGGGCATTTTTAAAATTCGTGATATTTTATAGAACTAATGGAAGAATGGAGgaaacatctgtttgtttgagagGTGCACAAGACATTTAACATAAACGCTGCAAGGATGGGTTGGGCTGTCCTTCCGAGCTGCAGCCCCACCTAGTGACAGGCAGTTGTGtaacattttataattaaaCAGCAATGTACAAGAATAAAATTAGTAAAAAATTTCCTTCCATCGACTAGTGGGGTGAGCAATGTTGAATCATTTAGCTTATTGATCCCACTCATCCCTTTCTGTAAGCGGATATAGGTGTTTATATATTTGTCAACAACTTAAACTCCTCATACAGACACCTGTCATCAGACGCTGGTATATGttaaaaaatgataatatagaaaaatataatatgaaatGTCTTCATAGAAACTAATTAGTGCTGTATATTAATTGATCCAGTAAAATGTcttaatatacattatattctTTAACTTTTATATACTACACAATAATGCTTGTGGGTTTTGAAGTAAATGTCAGGAAGCACTTCTTAAATGTCTAATGCATTCATCTTTGTTTCTGATGTCATGAGTTCAACTTTGTccttgtattattatttttttttttatttaactcagAGTATAAAACAGTAAATAACTGACATACattgcaatacaaataaaatttgcaAAAAGACAGACCAAACTAAAGACTGCAGAATCAACTCTTGTCTAGTCAATGACTGTGGGGAAACGTTGAAGTGGGTCTATTTGGCCGCAGCTATACGCAGAACATTAGAGGTGGAACATGGTTCTCAACATGTGTTGTAACTGGCCCCTGGTTCGGTCTCTAACAAGAACTTTCAAACATACATATTTCTAAGCAGAGCTCCAAAGATAATCACATTTTGCTGTTAAATGTTCATGGCTGACGGCTCGATGACAAATAGAAGACCATCAAACGCTGCGAGGAATCACTTCAAGacaaattcattattttttttactttatgggCCAACAGCTCACTGCACCGTGTGGGGCTTTTATTTCACAGCCTGGAGGGGGAACAATTTTTTTATTCGTGAGGAGGGTGTGTACTGAATTCAAGCAGGATTCATCCTTCCCAGGGAGGACTGCGTCGGCCGTCCACATCGGTCTCCACGTGGTACAGCATGTCAGCCAGCGTGTGCTCGATCACAGCTCCCCAGCCCATGTCACTCATCTGAGAGGAGGACAAAAACTTCCACAAATGATTGATCGTGTAATAGCTAGTGTAATTTTGAATGCCAAGTGATGCTAACACtgtcaagctgctttcagacatgcactgaactcacgACATGTGGAGAAAGCATGTGTGGACGctaatgtccgagtgagaggctccagatTATCTGCAGTCTTTCTCTGCTTGAACCCTAATATCAGGAAAGTCAGGAGAATCCGATGAAAGAACACAGTTGGGTATCCCCCGTTGGATTTGTGGTGATAACATGTTCTCCGCAGCAGAATATATCGTTACTTCCTGTCTCCATctgctgcacctggctgctccGCCTAAAAAATATGGAGgctttgttgctgttgtgaacacatgagtgcagagaacctcctgctcagctgtgtttgtgttgtgcgtgtgtgaaatgtgtgtaaatttgggtcatgtctgaaaacagcttcagtaacAGTCCCACCTTGACAGTGGTCCAAACATAGAAATCCCAGCTGCTCTTACGTTTCTTATCTGTAGTATTTTCTacaactaagcaaccaactaaAGAGAGAATCTTCTTGTTTACATTAACACACGGGACATTTTCAGAGGAAAAGATTTCAGAATGGACACAGCCTGAGGTTTGTAAAGTCCTCTGCACAGAGGAAGCGATGGTCTCACCGGCTGATACTTGATGTCCTTCGGCGGGTGTTTGAAATGTGGCCCAAAATTGACTGAAACCTGTAAAGAGACAGAGGTCAACTTTAACTGGGTAGAAAATTAGGAGGGCGTCGAAGTCATGACCACGTCTCGTGTACTGACCGTGCAGCTTTTGTAGAGCGAGATGGCAGGGAAGTAGATGCCTTCAAACAGGTTTTCAAAGGCAACACCTTGGCTCACTCCATTTTTATAGAATATCATCTGAAAAACAGGATCGACAACTTAAAAGCAGCCAATACTGCCAGCTATTTCTGACCGAATTATAATTTGGAGGAGTTTCCTGACCCTGCTGGGACTCATTGACTTGAGACTTTTCTCTGCTTTGTCCACATAGTCCTTCTCCTCGAAGTACAGGTAGCTCTTGAACTTGATTAGCGCCTGTAATCACAGCGGAGCAAGAAAAGGTGTCAGACTAACAACCTGTTGACAGTTATTAGTTCTCAATATCTCTCAGGTGTTACCTTGTCCTTGTATGTATCTGGCAGAGCCTTGGATGTCTCTGTGCCATCGGGCAGCTCTATGAAGAAACCCAGCGTGTCTCCTTGACCGTAGCCGGAGGAATAATGCTTTCCAATGGACTGATGAAACCGCGTGCCCTTCTTACTACGCCACGAGTAGCTAAACTTGTCATAACCCAGAGGTGCCTGCAGGTTACCTgtcaaacagaataaaataaaatgctttacTATACTAtttcaaaaaacaacacaacatacatACAGAGCACGTTGACTTTGGCCATTTTCATCATTAAGAACAAATAGAATAAGTTTCAATATCAGGTACAACCTTTGTTTTGGGCACCTGCTGTCCCTTCTGAGTGCACTCATGTGTTCATTACCAATACAATAACTATGGTCCATATAAATGCAGTAGAGTTACACTGTGGTATAATAGTTCAGCTGAGAAATTAAAATGACTTGTTGGAAATTAAAACTTCAATTTTGGGATTTCAACTCTGAACACCAGAGCGCATAATCACTAAAGGCAAAGAGGTCAGAGTGGGGATGAAGCAGATACTGACCGAGCGGTTGAGACCAGCCGAGCCTAGCCGCGGTCTCTGCGGGCATTTCGTCAACAGAAACCTCAAAGAACCAGGAGCCTTTCCGTATGCCGTGCGATGCTCGCACCATGGAGTAGCCCTTCTCTCCAGTCACTGTCAGACGGTCATCAGAGATCTTCAACTGAGGCGCTGCCACATGAACATGAAGAGGAGGTTCatacacatcaaatacaaatGGATTCTGCAGCACAGCTTGATCACAAAAAAGTTAGCATTTTGATAAACTGACATCAAATCTGAATCTGCTCAGAAATAGAAAAACTCAAGTTTCTGTTGTTTAGTGTGAACTGCACAGCGATACAATGACTTTAAAAGTCATGTAGTGTGAACTTGGCTTTACATAAATCAATTtgtaatgtgtaaatgtgtaaaatgataAAGCAATGGGGCTAAACAAATTGTTGGGTAAGTCAAAATCTAGATCAGCCACTTTGCTAGAAATGAGTGTCTGACTTCTAAGTACCTCTGTCATGTAAGGCCAGCAGCACCCTCTCATAGAGACAGGCTCTGTACAGATCACCAGGTATGGGTTTGCCAGCCCAGCAGTCCAGCTCCAGCTTCTCTGGGTCGGGAGCATGAGGGTCTGGTTCTGCCAGGATATAACGGTATCCATCTTTATTGAAGGGGTGCTCCAGTGGGTAACCATGAGGAGGCAGGCGCTGGGCCGAGAACAGAGGATCACTGTGTTGAGTGAAGAAGAGGAATacaagtttatttataattCTTCATTCATTTGGAAAACAGTGTCTCCCTTGTGGAACAGTCTTGTGTTTTGGCTTGTGCTCGACTAATACTACATTGTTTGAAAGTTTCCTGATTCGATCGGCGCACAGTATCTTAAGATCCTCCTATCACCGCAACAGATATCTGTCATTGTGTAGCAGGTCAGCACTAGGGATGACGGGATTAACTGATTTTACGAAAACTGCGGTTTGATAACGTCACGATTTCATAACATGATAACTATGATATCTAACTATGGTGTCTTGCCTCTCGCGAGTCacataatttgtgtttgtgcggCGCGAGCCACTGAAACGTTAGTGGAGACGAGGGAACTGACCTAAcggccttatttccaccaatgCTGGACAAACAACTTCATCAGAGGAGTTTTACTTTGGGTTTCTGACCagcggtgtgtgtgtcagtggagaAACTCCCATACAGATACACAGcttatgacaggaaacacatttggtgaccaaccttccacaataaggcacataaattacttttagaTAGATAAAcattacactataaaaactaactggataaagttgatgataataataaatattttggtTCATAAGCTATGTTATTAGCTATGTATTGCTTGTTGTgaatcttttttcttctatagtATCGATAATTGTGAAAACCGTGAAGCCGTGATATTTCCTCGGATGATCGTGGCACCAAAATGTCATCTGGTGACATCCTTTGTcagcacacacaacaaaccacTTTCAGCATAAGATTCCAGTAAACAAAATGCATCTGGCTTGTGCAAAAAAATGAGGGTTTGTGGTGACAGTCACAGGATCACTGGCGCTACTGAGTACTTTTCTTCTATCATGTTCATTTTTGTTCCAATATCTCTTTCCTCGCTGAAGGCTTGAAAATCTAAAGCTCATTTTCAAAGTGACCatgtgggcgtgttgatgatgatgacaacagTATGCTAAActgaaagaatacaaacatctcaggatgaaaaagagaagccaCACATGAGCACAACAGATCATCTACGGGTATCCCCATTGTGTGCATGGTCAGTGTTGACTGACAGATCTCATTACCTGCGGGTTCTCTTGGTGGCCCCTGCAGCTGTGCcctcctgttgctgctgctgtttacgTTTagctcctcttccttttcctgGACCAGGGGCCAAAGCACCTTCAAAAACAGACCGCAGATTACACTGCTGAACAGAAGGACACGGACgaacacaaacgcacaaacTTACACACTCAGTGAAAGCAGGTTATTAGGCGTTTGGTATACACAGGGAAATAGCAGGCACGAAAGGCAGGAATTAGTTTGCATGGCGTCTTCCAAACACTATCAGCCTCTTATGATCCCTCTTCAATTCGAACCTGCTGCACTGTTACGTCAGTGAGTAAAACCACAGCCAAGGGCTGGGGCTTACTTCATCCTCCTTCCAGGAATTACACTTGTTATATGGAAAACTAAAGATAGTGtagaagaagagtttaaaactaTTTCAGTCATTCCTCTTACAAATGATCATCTACCCAGTAACAAAGACCTCAAAACAAAGCCCAGGCTATAGTTCAGATactacacacattcaaataGTCCACAAAATACTGTATTCGTGTGGAAAACAAAGTTGTTCACATCCACCAAGAAAAGTCTTTGGTCGTTAAAACTTACTCAATGTCCATTTGTGCTCACTTGAGTCAGTGCATTAACATCACATGAAGTGATTTTATCATTCTTACCACCCACAAACATCTAAACATTGGAGTGTCAGGAGaaattttgatttaaaacatttatttggggTTTAAAACTTATTTTGGATTTACATGTAATGAAGTCAGATTACATTTTAGCTGAATTATGTACATTTGAAACcaaaacacaggaggagaaggaagaggatgagGCTAATCAGCATTGGATGAAAGCCAAATGGCACACATGAAAAATGGCACTCTGCTCTCATGTTTGTCGTGGTGTGGAGGGCAGATTGTCATTTCGGTGAGGAGTTGTTTTGTAGAGATTTCAGGGCTCATTAACAGCAAGCCGGAAGAGACGAGAAAGATATGTTCACCGAtaaagggtggggggggggcaaagctTTTGGGAGGGAGGCACCAAACAGACGCAGAGAGCAGACAGGGAGGTTACAACTGAACATGGATGAAGTTGCCCACAAGTTGCTTGTTGAGGATCAGTTTAGATGGAGTTTGGTTTGGATTGAGGGGAAAAAGCAAACTCAAGTCTGATTGGAACCTCAGGGCCAACTTCTATCCAGAGGGttacaagacaaaaaaaaacacactgatcagTTCCGGATGCCAAAATACCACATAGTCACCTGAGAAAGCAGATCCACCTGGAACACAACGCACAGAGTCACCATGGTCATCACATGTAAAACTATCTtgggctacatccacactaataCCTTTTAGCTTTAAAATACAAACCCATactaaatgtgtgaaaacacatcacatgactattcacatacactggtcatgtgCGTGCCGGTGTAATTAGGGAACAGATTGTGTGAGAGTAAGTGTGCTGCTTcaaaacatctcagtttctcagtGCCCATTGAGAGCAAAATGCAAAGACCTTGAGTTTTAACTCTAAGACAGAGCCGACAGTATTTCTAAAGTTCTCCCTTTTAGGTGCTCGAACATTCATGAACACGTGCTCGTAGTGTGGACGTCAGTAAAAATAGCtacagtgatgcattttaaaactgaaacatagTAGTGTGGACGCAGCCTTGCTCTAAATGTGGGGGATTTACACTGACTTTTGTATTGGCTGTTGTACTTTATTTGAAGGGTGCTTCCACACCTAACTTGTTTGGTTTAGTTCTAACAAAGTTTGCAGTCTTTGTATATTTCGCGCAGCTTTTTGGTCTGTGGTGAAGACAAAACCAGACATGAGACGTCCGGAAAAGACAGATTTTGGTCGGCTTCCAAGTGGACTTATACAGAGGGCAATGGTTTTGTCCAGGTCCCTCACAAACTGAAAAAGGAGTCATattacaggaaaaaaagaccTATTTTTGGTTCCGTTTGTCAGTATACATGATGATGTCCACTTACATTCTCCTGTGTGATCTTGACCTGACGTTAAAAGCAACAAAGGATAACTTTTGAAAGTACAGGTGTGGAAGCACACACCCTTTAACAGTTCTTCCCATTGGCCTACAAGTAGAAATGATCCTTTTTTTCCGAGGTTAGATTTGATATTGTGTCACATTCTTACCATTGAGTCCACCAGCTGTAGGAGCAGCAGTggcctgtttctgtgtgtcataTGAGGGTCCAATGTTTCCCAGGTCCTATAGAAGAGTAACAGAAGCTGAGGTTATACATTAGATCTGTATACAAACATCCTTTGGTTTCTACAGCACAAATTCGCAAACATAGTGGTATATATAAATAGAGCAGCTGAGTGGTAAATACCTGGTCCAACAAGCCAAATTTTGGGTACTCCTCCTCTGGGTCCTTACTGCCGGGGTCAGGGTGTTCCTTCACTAGAAAGACATCCCGCTCTTTGCtctagaaaataaacaaaagaaccAATACTGTAATATAAAAGTATTCATgccatgttgtttttaatcCACATGGGAATGTCCTCTAACACTCATCCTATGATGCAAATGACTCAAAGGTTGGAAACTGCAAAACCACTAAAGCTACTGCATGTACAGGGCATTTCGTTGccctgtacatgtacatgtgtaatgacaataaagttgaatctaatctaatctaatctaatctaagcCACATGCAAGGAAGAGTGAGACCACAACAGTTCTCCTCACTGCCTTCTCTGCCATTAACTGCTTTTTACATGAAGGTTTAGAAGCACCATCTCTGAATTCTCTGTGAGCTGGATTTTGTTTCCCGGACCACCACAACATTACCATTGTTTTCACTATGTTGTTGGGCCAGGTGAGCTTCCCCGGTCTCTGACGAGTTGTCATGCACTCCCAGTACTTGTCAATGAATGGTATGATATCCTGCGACAAAGAATTACAAGAAACCGACAAATAGTTCCATGAATGAAAAGTCTTCCAggagtaaacaacaacactcgTTCATCAGTCATATCTGCACAATgccactttctttctcttgatGTACATCAAGTGAAGTGCAACAAACTGAGGTGAGTTCAACCTTCAACTGTGCAGATCTTTGTATTTCATGAAACTGCACCATATATTTtgtatggtgtgtgtttgtattcataCATAAATAACTGATTCATTAACAGAATCACAAAATCaattaattttataattttataaaaacagaacTACCTGAACTTGCACTAAGAGTGAATGAATCTTTGACATAACACTTTATGCCTTTATGTACAGATCTAGCCAGTTTGTGGCATAATCAAAAAAAGTTACAATAATgaatgatgattattttttataaccAATTCATCTGCTATAATTTTTGATTTATCATTTCATCTATGGAGGCAGTGCGGTGGTTAGCCCGGTTGCCAGGTCATTTTCAATATCTTGTCAATATCATGTCAATAAGTTTATCTAAAAAGCTGTATATTACATCCTGTCCACCATTGGACACCACATCTGCACATTTGCTGAAAATGTATTAAGCTCACCTTGTCTTTGGGAAACATGGTCTTTGGGTGCTCGTCTTGTGATCTGGATCTCCATGTGAGGTTTGCCAGGGCTGTGAGACACATCTCCTTCAGGTCTGAACACAAAAAGCAACATCAGCTTACAAAATGATTGAAAACACTAAGGATGCTAACACTGATTGTAGGTTACAACACACAAATCACCTACTTGCTTGTTTCCTCAGGAAGTATGTGTTGCCACTGTGATGGCACACGTTGCAGTGAAACACATAATTGGTCATAAAGGGAAGACAGGTCCTGTAGAGGAGATGGATGAACAGTTACAactcagtgtgaaaacacaactgcaGATGTTTCATTGAGCATCAGCTGAATAAATGATTTACTCTACATACGCAGTGTCGATGCCAAACGTGTCTGCAGTGAACCACTTCATACACAAGGcacactgcagctccacctCCCCCAGCTGCCTCCCACTCTCCTCATCTCCTGATCCAGTCAGAGCATCAGCGGGCTCAGAGCCCTCCCCGGCTGCCTCCTGGGTCAAAGACAACAgcatttgtattaatatttgtaGCAAAGACATTAAGTGTATATACATCAGTAAACATCACATTTGAGAAGTCAGAACACTAATCCACAACACTGCAGTgtaatacaaaatatacaagggttaaaaaagtaataaaataataagatcTTGGGATGTTACCATTCCATCTTTGCCATTTGAAGATTCGGTATCCATGCTGGTGGGTAGTTCCCCAAATGCAGCATCCCTGGAAGTCAGCATAGATTGATCACATGACTAGACATTTATCCAGATACCTACAAAAGTTAACTTCAAATCATCTTATTAAATATGTCATCTTCACGTGTTGGTTAAAACTGACATTATTCAAAGGGAATCTGGCGTGAGAGCTCTTATGTTACTGTCAGAGATCCGTTATCATCAGACTCAAAGACTTCAGTTCCCCGGCAGACTACGTACCATTTAAATGTCATATTCTAAGCTAGagatgttttctcttcatcAAGAGCTAAAGAGATCAACTGTAACATTGAATGGTTCGGAGGGTGAGTCTGTGCATCGCTGGTGTTAGCTAGCTAGCCAGTCTGCTATTAGCAGCTTGTGTGGCTGAAAAACGCGACAGCATTTCTGCGGTTTGACTTTTCACAAAGGACCGCTGTCATGTCCTGCTCGTGAGTGCCGGTAGCAACACTCCTGCGTGAATCAGACATACCCTTCTCCGCTCTCCGGTTCGGTTGCAGCAGCGCTCCCCGCCTCAACCTCAGACGCCATGTttcaaatcaatgaaaacaaaaaaacatcgcGAGAGACGACTGAGCCGAGCACATCCGGTCGTGGTACCACGTTACAGCGACACTACAGGTTCAAAGGTGAACTGCACTTATTCTATTTTAGAGTCAAATTTGTTGGTAAAGTAATTTAGTCTTTGCTAGGgaccaaatataaatgtacatatatatatagttatatatatgtacatttatatgATGCATACAAGGAATTTGTTGTGGCTATTAATGAACCTACACACAACACCAGTAATAATGTTCAGCAAAAAACAAggagagaaacaacaaaatcaaagaggcgaaataaacaaagacataggactgtaagtgtgtgtttgtatgtgtgtgtgtgtttgtgtgtgtgtgtgtgtgtgtgtgtgtgtgtgtgtgtgtgtgtgtgtgtgtgtgtgtgtgtgcaatttaagAATAGAACTATTCGATTTTTCCTTTTAATGGGGATGTGATTTCATGTTATGCATTTATGCTCTTAAGAACATAAAGAACAAAGTTTACTCGTTGCTGAAAACAGATTTtcctcctgtgttgttttcctcaGTTTACTCACGTCGAGCTGAATATGTGGCTTGTGCTTGGGTGGGAGAAAATtac is part of the Paralichthys olivaceus isolate ysfri-2021 chromosome 18, ASM2471397v2, whole genome shotgun sequence genome and encodes:
- the ash2l gene encoding set1/Ash2 histone methyltransferase complex subunit ASH2 isoform X2, producing the protein MASEVEAGSAAATEPESGEGDAAFGELPTSMDTESSNGKDGMEAAGEGSEPADALTGSGDEESGRQLGEVELQCALCMKWFTADTFGIDTATCLPFMTNYVFHCNVCHHSGNTYFLRKQANLKEMCLTALANLTWRSRSQDEHPKTMFPKDKDIIPFIDKYWECMTTRQRPGKLTWPNNIVKTMSKERDVFLVKEHPDPGSKDPEEEYPKFGLLDQDLGNIGPSYDTQKQATAAPTAGGLNGALAPGPGKGRGAKRKQQQQQEGTAAGATKRTRSDPLFSAQRLPPHGYPLEHPFNKDGYRYILAEPDPHAPDPEKLELDCWAGKPIPGDLYRACLYERVLLALHDRAPQLKISDDRLTVTGEKGYSMVRASHGIRKGSWFFEVSVDEMPAETAARLGWSQPLGNLQAPLGYDKFSYSWRSKKGTRFHQSIGKHYSSGYGQGDTLGFFIELPDGTETSKALPDTYKDKALIKFKSYLYFEEKDYVDKAEKSLKSMSPSRMIFYKNGVSQGVAFENLFEGIYFPAISLYKSCTVSVNFGPHFKHPPKDIKYQPMSDMGWGAVIEHTLADMLYHVETDVDGRRSPPWEG
- the ash2l gene encoding set1/Ash2 histone methyltransferase complex subunit ASH2 isoform X1; the encoded protein is MASEVEAGSAAATEPESGEGDAAFGELPTSMDTESSNGKDGMEAAGEGSEPADALTGSGDEESGRQLGEVELQCALCMKWFTADTFGIDTATCLPFMTNYVFHCNVCHHSGNTYFLRKQANLKEMCLTALANLTWRSRSQDEHPKTMFPKDKDIIPFIDKYWECMTTRQRPGKLTWPNNIVKTMSKERDVFLVKEHPDPGSKDPEEEYPKFGLLDQDLGNIGPSYDTQKQATAAPTAGGLNGGSAFSGALAPGPGKGRGAKRKQQQQQEGTAAGATKRTRSDPLFSAQRLPPHGYPLEHPFNKDGYRYILAEPDPHAPDPEKLELDCWAGKPIPGDLYRACLYERVLLALHDRAPQLKISDDRLTVTGEKGYSMVRASHGIRKGSWFFEVSVDEMPAETAARLGWSQPLGNLQAPLGYDKFSYSWRSKKGTRFHQSIGKHYSSGYGQGDTLGFFIELPDGTETSKALPDTYKDKALIKFKSYLYFEEKDYVDKAEKSLKSMSPSRMIFYKNGVSQGVAFENLFEGIYFPAISLYKSCTVSVNFGPHFKHPPKDIKYQPMSDMGWGAVIEHTLADMLYHVETDVDGRRSPPWEG